From Bradyrhizobium sp. AZCC 1610:
AGGCTTGCCGGCACATCGGGGACGCGGGCGAGAACCGCCGCGACATTGCGAGCCAGATACACGGACGCGAGCTCAATGGCATGGCTCGGGATCGCGCGGATAGTGAGGCTGGTGCACCCGCAGCCGGTATTTGTGACCGCATTCTCTCGGACACAGGACCGCGCGGCCTCGGCGTAGGCCGCATCGGTCATCTGGAAGAGGCCGACGGCGCTGGAGGCGGGCTGGTAAATCGCGAAAGGATTCAGGCTTAATCGCCAGCGCCAGTAGGTGCGCGCCACCGGGTTGCCTGAACTCTCGACCTGCGCCAGCGCGGCCAGCAATTCGGGCGTGATCGTACTGGTGGAATAGGCGCGGAAGAGCGGCCCGTATTGCCGCCACGTCTCGGCCGGCTCCTTGTCGAGCGCATCGCCAACGAAGGCAAACAGCTCAGTCGGCTTGCGGATCACGTGATAGACAAGGTTCGTCAGCGCGACGAGCACAAGCAGGATCGCCACGACGCCAACGATCCGAGCCGCCCGCGGTGCTCTCGCGAGCTTCCGTCGCGCCCACCGTGCACCGCGCCGCCAGCGGCGGAGGCGTGGGAAGCTCTTGCTTTTTCTTGACATGCGTCTTTTGGGGCAAGTAGGGCACAATAACGAAACGTGTCGCGCTGACGATCTTCTATCTGGATTCGGCTGACTTCGCGGAGTTCATGAGGGCGATATTTACGGTGACAGTGCATTCAATTCACTGCTGGGCGCCATGTGGCTCTTTGCTGCCGGCTTTCCGGAATTAAGTGTCACCGTAATTGGGATTGCGAGAGAGCGGCGGATTACGCTGCGCTAATCCGCCCTACGAGTTGGTCAACCTGTTCGAGGGCTACGGTCAACGCCAGACGGAGCCGCCATGCTGCGTGCGTGTCTCGCAATGGAACCCAAGGGCAACGGTAGCTCGTTCCTCCCGTCTTGGCATCGGCCGCACCTCGCCGAAGATCCGCCTGAGATATTTTTTGAAGGCTGCACCCACTTGGTTTGGGTGTAGAATTGATGCTGGTTGCCCACTACAGGAGGTAAGCCATGAACAGGCTCTATGCTCTCGCGTCGGTTGGGTTCTGCGTCGCTTCGGCAGCCCTCACCACCACATCGGCATCGGCTCTTCCCACCGAGGAAATCCCGAAGACCGAACCAGCGTACATCGCCAAGGTGAAGACCGCCGCTCCGGCGTCGGTCGTGAACAATGCAACCATCACCATGCCGCAGCCGGATGGATCTTCCAAGACGATCCAAACCGGATCGAACGGTTTCACTTGCTTTATCGGAAATGACGGAACGCCCGAATGCGATGACGAGAAC
This genomic window contains:
- a CDS encoding transglycosylase SLT domain-containing protein — protein: MSRKSKSFPRLRRWRRGARWARRKLARAPRAARIVGVVAILLVLVALTNLVYHVIRKPTELFAFVGDALDKEPAETWRQYGPLFRAYSTSTITPELLAALAQVESSGNPVARTYWRWRLSLNPFAIYQPASSAVGLFQMTDAAYAEAARSCVRENAVTNTGCGCTSLTIRAIPSHAIELASVYLARNVAAVLARVPDVPASLQQKQDLAAFIHLCGGGPATAFARRNFQMMPGERCGDHLVTAYIVRVNAMKRQFKRLAADGRFQN